One Phaseolus vulgaris cultivar G19833 chromosome 11, P. vulgaris v2.0, whole genome shotgun sequence genomic window carries:
- the LOC137829811 gene encoding beta-glucosidase 24-like codes for MAFKGFCILSLITLVLVISKTNVICTETGAVDPIIDVASLNRDSFPPGFIFGAGSSSYQFEGGAREGGRGPSVWDTFTHRYPEKILDKSNGDVAIDTYHRYKEDAKFMKNMNLDSYRFSISWSRILPNGKLSGGINQEGIDYYNNVINELLANGIKPFVTLFHWDLPQSLEDEYGGFLSPLIIKDFRDYAEVCFKEFGDRVKHWVTLNEPWTYSINGYANGTMAPGRCSAWVNPNCTGGDSGREPYIVSHNQLLAHAAAVRVYRTKYQVSQKGLIGITLVANWMVPFSDTKSDQKAAERSIEFMYGWFMDPLTTGEYPKSMRSLVKTRLPKFTAEQARLLIGSFDFIGLNYYSSTYASDAPHLSNAQPYYITDSLVTSEFERDGKPIGIKIASDWLYVCPKGIRDLLLYTKEKYNNPLIFITENGVNEFNNDETLSLEESLLDTYRIDYYYRHLFYLRSAIRYGANVKGYFAWSLFDNFEWSMGYTVRFGMTYVDYKNSLKRHEKLSAIWFKNFLKNKSTLFNSS; via the exons ATGGCATTCAAGGGCTTTTGCATTCTCAGCCTCATTACTCTTGTTCTTGTGATTAGCAAAACAAATGTTATTTGCACAGAAACTGGTGCAGTCGATCCCATTATTGATGTTGCTTCGCTGAATCGGGACAGTTTCCCTCCAGGTTTCATCTTTGGGGCTGGATCCTCATCATATCAG TTTGAAGGTGGTGCAAGAGAAGGTGGTAGAGGACCAAGTGTGTGGGATACTTTCACCCATAGATATCCAG AAAAGATACTGGACAAAAGCAATGGAGATGTGGCTATCGATACATATCACCGTTACAAG GAAGATGCTAAATTTATGAAGAATATGAACTTGGATTCATACAGATTCTCGATATCTTGGTCCAGAATACTACCAA ATGGAAAGCTAAGTGGAGGTATAAATCAAGAAGGAATTGACTATTACAACAATGTCATCAACGAACTATTGGCTAATG GTATAAAACCATTCGTAACTCTTTTCCATTGGGATCTTCCCCAATCTTTAGAAGATGAATATGGTGGCTTCCTAAGTCCTCTCATAAT TAAGGATTTTCGGGATTATGCGGAAGTTTGCTTCAAGGAATTTGGAGATAGAGTTAAGCACTGGGTTACATTGAATGAACCTTGGACTTACAGCATTAATGGCTATGCAAATGGAACAATGGCACCAGGACGTTGTTCTGCTTGGGTAAATCCAAATTGCACTGGAGGGGATTCTGGTAGGGAGCCCTATATAGTTTCACACAACCAACTACTTGCTCATGCAGCAGCTGTTCGTGTTTACAGGACCAAGTACCAG GTATCACAAAAAGGTTTGATAGGCATTACCTTAGTAGCTAATTGGATGGTACCATTCTCAGATACCAAATCTGATCAAAAAGCTGCTGAAAGATCAATTGAGTTCATGTATGGATG GTTTATGGATCCATTAACAACAGGAGAATATCCAAAAAGTATGCGATCACTTGTGAAAACACGGTTACCAAAGTTTACTGCGGAGCAAGCTAGGCTACTGATTGGTTCATTTGATTTCATTGGCTTAAACTACTATTCTTCAACATATGCATCTGATGCACCTCATTTAAGCAATGCTCAACCTTACTATATAACTGATTCTTTAGTCACTTCTGAAT TTGAGCGTGATGGAAAGCCCATTGGCATAAAG ATTGCTTCTGATTGGTTATATGTTTGCCCAAAAGGAATTCGTGATCTTCTATTGTATACTAAAGAAAAGTATAATAATCCTTTGATTTTCATAACTGAAAATG GTGTAAACGAATTTAATAACGATGAAACATTATCTCTAGAGGAATCTCTTTTAGATACTTACAGAATTGATTACTACTATCGTCATCTCTTCTATCTTCGTTCTGCAATTAG GTATGGTGCAAATGTGAAAGGATATTTCGCATGGTCTTTGTTCGACAATTTCGAATGGTCCATGGGTTACACTGTGCGATTTGGAATGACATATGTGGATTACAAAAACAGTTTGAAAAGACACGAAAAACTTTCTGCAATATGGTTCAAGAATTTTCTCAAGAACAAAAGTACACTTTTTAATTCTAGTTAA